Part of the Sorghum bicolor cultivar BTx623 chromosome 1, Sorghum_bicolor_NCBIv3, whole genome shotgun sequence genome, ACGAGAGGTGAGAGTAGACCTTATAGATACAAAAACAGGATGATATGATGTGTTGCTGGGCTTGGAATGGTTGACTATGCATCATGCTATGATTGATTATATATCCACGCAAGATGACATTCCATAAAGGCATAGTGGGTCTCACGGTTGAAAACGAGTCTATAGCCTCAACGCAAAATATATACTCCCTTCGTCTTAAAAAATATAATTCTAGCAAAATGTCATACTTTTAGTACCAATTATATATGGTACTAAAGGAATATTattaaattaattataaaaaatatttttataataaattaatttaGAGCCATAAATATGAATATTATACAGTAGAAACTTAATCAAACGCAAACCATTCAATATGGTACGTAACCTATAGTTATATTCTTTTGGGGATAGAGGTAGCTGATAGTTTGATCAAGTTTCTACTGCATTCAAGTAATTACGTGGTACATCGAACAAAATAATATAACTATGGGTTACGTACCACACGTCGAACCAAAGCCATAATTATGCATTCCTCGAGCACAACCCATCCTAAATTGTGCAGCAAGCGTTGCACCTAGAAATTTGCTCTCTCTTTGAGTGCCAGTGGGAAAACAATCCCTGCTTCGTAAACTAATTCCATTAAAAAAAGATGGCAACGAATCAACTAATTCCATTTCATAAACTACATAAAACAAAAGTAGATAAAGTGTGAGAAGACGACGACAGAGGACTCAATTTCTCAAACTAAACATCTCTAACTATATATGGAAGGAACCTTGATTTTATAGAAATTCTAAGGTAAAGGTTTGACGTATCACGGTTGAAGAACACTATTGAAAATACTGGACAGACCGTTTCCCAAAGTATGAGGTCCCAAATCTCGATGCCTCCTAGGATTATGGGGCATTTCATTGCCCATGTGTATCGGCTTTAGAACCTGTGCGGGGTTCAAATTTCCTCAAACTGTGAAGGTTGACGTGCCGGCATCTCGTAATGCAGCAATCAGATTCAGGCGAGGCGAATGGGGCCATTGCGGTCAATGGGCCTTGTTGGAGCCCGTTAAGCATTATAGACTATATTTCttcgtgttttttttttttttttttgttcctcAAAAATATACTTCAGTTCACTCTGGCTTTGTTCAACGCTTAAGGAAGTTAGAAATTTATTCACATACTAGTACCAGCGCTGGGTAAATGAAGCGTGCATTATAATCCGACGACCGCAGACTTCGAAACTGCAGGTGACGACGTTGCTAGATCTCCATCACTACTTACAGTGTACGTGCAGGCGTGCAGCGTCAAACCAGCCGAAAAAGGTTCGGTGCAGCTCCTTCCATTCCATCGTCGACGATGACGACGGAGCAACCCGTCACGGCCGACCGACGAGCTCGGCAGCATCGTCTGCTCCCCCTTCTGGTCCTCCCCGTCTTCTTCCTCGTCGCGCCGTGCGCTCTCTTCTTCTTCAGATCGTCCGACTTGGCCCTCATCCCCCGCATCCGCATCGAGTTCGACCGCCCACCTAAAAATGAGCCGCCGCCAGCAGAGCCAGTGCCACTGAcgtcgccaccaccaccaccgcctccggcTCCGGGTGCGAACGATGACGAGGAGCAACGACGGCTACCGCCTCCGCGCCAGCTGACGGACCCACCGTACTCGCTCGGCCCGACCGCCGACTACGACGCGCGCAGGGCCCAGTGGCTCCGCGACAACCCGCGGTTCCCGGCCTTCGTCGCGCCGGGGAGGCCCCGGGTGCTCGTGGTCACCGGGTCGTCGCCGCGCCGGTGCAGCGACCCGGACGGCGAGCACTTGCTGCTCCGGGCGTTCAAGAACAAGGCGGACTACTGCCGCGTCCACGGCTTCGACATCTTCTACAGCACCGCGGTGCTCGACGCCGAGCTGCCGGGGTTCTGGTCCAAGCTGCCGCTGCTGCGGACGCTGATGCTGGCGCACCCGGAGGCGGAGCTCCTGTGGTGGGTGGACTCCGACGTGATCTTCACCGACATGCTCTTCGAGCCGCCGTGGGACAAGTACGCCGGCCACAACCTCGTGCTCCCGGGCTCGGAGGAGAAGGTGTACACCGCCAAGAGCTGGATCGGCATCAACGCCGGCAGCTTCATCATCCGCAACTGCCAGTGGTCGCTGGACCTGCTCGACGCGCTTGCCCGGATGGGGCCGCGCGGCCCCGTGCGCGAGATGTACGGCAGGGTCATCGCCGGGACGCTCTCCGACCGGCAGCCGTACGAGGCCTGCGACCAGTCGGCGCTCGTCTACCTGCTCGTGACGGAGCGGCGCAGGTGGGGCGACAAGACGTTCCTCGAGAGCTCCTACTGCCTCAGCGGCTTCTGGGTCTACATCGTGGACAAGCTCGAGGAGATGCGGCGGCGGGATTCGACGACGACCCCGCCGGAGCCCGGCCACGAACGGTGGCCGCTGACGACGCACTTCATGGGGTGCAAGCCGTGCGGCGGGGACGACTCCACCTACGACGCCGCCTGGTGCCGGCGCTCGATGGAGCGTGCTCTCAACTTCGGCGACGACCAGATACTCAACCTTTACGGGTTCGAGCACAagacgctcaacaccaccgccgtGCGGCGCGTCCGGAACGACACTGGCGGGCCGCTGGACGCGGCCGACGAGGAGCTCGGACGGCTCTTGCATCCCACGTTCAGGGCTGCCAACTTGTGACAACTAAAGTAGTAggaatttgtttgttttttttacgCAGAAATTTGTTTTTCGTCGGCAAAATCACGAAAAGTTGCAACTCTCGCTCCGTCCCAAAGAAGAGTATCATTTTAGATTTTCTTATACTATAtataagtttgactcgatttgtaaaaaaatacgtacaatatttatatatctaaataaatttgttaaaaaattaaACTTAAAGATGTtttcaatgatactaattatgtactataaatattaatattttgtagtatatatttagttaaagttattttttaGGAAACGCAAACGATATTTATTTTAGGACGAAGGAAGTATGTTATAATGAGTTTAGCATGCCTACGATCGAATGGTAGCAAGATAGAAGCTCGAGTCTTTTCCTTTCCATGTATCTCTGTAAGGTGAAGTGTGGCCTTATATAGTACTTATAAAAGCGTAAAATGTGTGTTTTTTCACTTACTAATACTGGAGACCGGAACATTGAACATTCTTTATAATCTAAAAAAACTAGTAAGTTATACTTATTCCTAGAGGGTTGGTGAGTGATGGGGTTTTGGGGTGAAGGGTGGGGGGCTAATGTTGAGTTATTGATTGAGAAAACAAAAATTGCTCACCATATTTCACAAATCGCATAGAAAGGGCCAACTCCTTATTTCCCATTGCAAAATTTTACAATCCGTTACTGTCATCGATGTCACAATAAATCATGGGGTCCATGTATGTCACTAACCACGACAACTAAGCGATTAGTCGAATTGTCTGACAGTTCTGCCCAAAATATAACCTACTACTACTAGTTCATTCAAAACGTTTTGATTTTTTCTaaacatagtgtatatctaagctCATAGTAAAAGCTATGtgtcaaaatgtcttataatttagaatggattgagtatTAGACAGTTTGACATTACACCAATAGTGGTAATCCTTTTCAATTTCCCGGCACAAAATTAGGAAAAAGCGAAACAAGCATACTGCAACAACGAACTGGAGAAAAATAATCAATTAACCACCTCAGCTTAATTGGGTCTAACACTGTCAGTCACTACAGTCAAGTAGAGCTACTGTAGATAACTACGGATGGCTGTTTATACATCCATCACAAACGGTAGCGGTAGTACAGGAAAAACTAACCGCATCTCGACTATCTAGCAAATATTTTCATTGTATTGCCTTGTCTATTACGTTAACTACATGTTACACTATAACATTTATCCTGTGTAACTAACTCTGATTTTTGCACTTGCAGCCTTCTACTATCCCGTACCTTAAATTTTGTGTTCGCTAAAACAAAAGACAGGAGCAGCACATCCAGTGTCTCAGTTGATTTGTTTCTCAGCCAAGTGACTTGGCAGGTAGCTCATGAAAAATGGCCGAGCATGATTTTTTATGTTCAGGTACTTACATCAGCTTCATCCAGTGATGAAGACAAATAATTCAAGATGAAATCATCTATGTCTCCTTCTAGGACTGAATCGGGGTCAGATACTTCATAGTTCGTCCGGAGATCTTTGACCATACGGTATGGCTGACAAAATGCAATAAGAACAATTATTTGCTAATATATGTTGACACTATACAGGGATGCTCATTAGAAAGGTTACAAGAGAAAAAATAATTTGTCTAGAAAGATTTATGTTCTCCTTTTTCAAAACTTCATTAGCTAGAAAGAATATGACAGAAAATTTAGATAAAAACATGTAATTAGTGTATCCATAATGGACCAGAAAGTACTCATTAGTTTGCAGCTTCTTTGGTATTCTAAATGGAAAGCTTACATGGATAATGGATCAGaaaatttagataaaaatccTGAGGTGAGTATGTAAACAAAACAGAAATAAGAAGATTAACACCATAGACTACTAGTTTAAGGGGAACACCACGAACACAGATAATGCTACTGAGAGGAGTTTTATCATAACTAGAGTTGATAGTTTAATTTGGTATTCTAAATTGAAAGCTTACATGGAGAACATAAGATCTTATTTGGTTGCCCCAGCTGATTTCATTGAGTGATTGTGTGTGCTCTGCATTCATCTGTGCTTGGCGAGCAATCTCAAGCTGATCAAGACGAGATTGGAGCACTGCCATTGCTGATGCCTTGTTCATGTGCTGTGATCTGCATTTCTCAATCAGGAGTACAGCGCTTTAACATTAATGTTTATAAACATTCAACGATAGAACTATTTCTGATTGATAACACCCATCGTTTAAGGGGAAACAGATATTTCAACTTATGCTCAATGGATCAAAAATTCCATATCCATACGAGAAACGAATAAACTTGTGAAATACTccatccattctaaattataagacgttttggattttctatatactccctccgtataggatttagaagtcgtttaggacagtgacacggtctccaaaacacaactttgacctcttatttttataaaaatatttagaaaaaaatgatatatgtatacttttatgaaagtatttttcaagataaatctattcatataattttcacatttgtaaactcaacaatttaaaagttattgataatTTATATtgcaatgtttgacccaaaccttgtccaaaacgacttctaaatcctatacggagggagtacattgtTTTTCCTATGTATGTAGACAAGTGTATGTGTAGTGCATAGCAAATAGCTAtgcatctagaaaagccaaaatgtcttataatttgaaatggagggagtacaaaggAGAAGACATCAAATTTACCTTTCATTTTGACATGTTGCACTTATACCAGTTGGGATGTGCACAATTCGAATGGCACTCTCTGTAGTGTTGGCATGCTGACCACCAGGGCCACCAGAACGGAAACGTTCTATCCTAAGATCAGAATCTTTGATCTGGTATCGGCTAGCAGCATCCCCAAGAATAGGTATTACAGCAACAGCTGCAAAGGAAGTGTGCCGTCGCTTTCCACTGTCAAATGGAGAAATTCGCACCAATCTATGAACTCCTACTTCAGCTTTGGCATATCCAAATGCATATTCACCATCAACTTTGATAGTGGCCCTCTGGAAATAGCAGCTGTTTAAGATCAGTTCCTTTTTTCGAAATAATACTCAAATTAGAAAATAATTCCTTCAGATGGAATAGATAGCAAAAGCCTGTACGTTCAGCAACACATACTAGTGAGAAAGATAACCTTGATTCCTGCTACTTCACCAGGCATCTCTTCTACCACAGTGACTGTATATCCTCGTCGCTGGGCCCATGACCTATACATGTTCATGACC contains:
- the LOC8083994 gene encoding probable glycosyltransferase 4; the protein is MTTEQPVTADRRARQHRLLPLLVLPVFFLVAPCALFFFRSSDLALIPRIRIEFDRPPKNEPPPAEPVPLTSPPPPPPPAPGANDDEEQRRLPPPRQLTDPPYSLGPTADYDARRAQWLRDNPRFPAFVAPGRPRVLVVTGSSPRRCSDPDGEHLLLRAFKNKADYCRVHGFDIFYSTAVLDAELPGFWSKLPLLRTLMLAHPEAELLWWVDSDVIFTDMLFEPPWDKYAGHNLVLPGSEEKVYTAKSWIGINAGSFIIRNCQWSLDLLDALARMGPRGPVREMYGRVIAGTLSDRQPYEACDQSALVYLLVTERRRWGDKTFLESSYCLSGFWVYIVDKLEEMRRRDSTTTPPEPGHERWPLTTHFMGCKPCGGDDSTYDAAWCRRSMERALNFGDDQILNLYGFEHKTLNTTAVRRVRNDTGGPLDAADEELGRLLHPTFRAANL